One stretch of Rhipicephalus sanguineus isolate Rsan-2018 chromosome 10, BIME_Rsan_1.4, whole genome shotgun sequence DNA includes these proteins:
- the LOC119406336 gene encoding uncharacterized protein LOC119406336 translates to MPLAAQNSFKAVPTRSRAGCILCRGRRKFPHKCSSTHEVNFGNEASIEQQNGGRRYSLPVVFRIVEGDRTFWDVNPNQIARELVTILGRDVVHQRLSRRGLLTVRVATADAAIKLLDIKTLGGLSVEASIPTALLKNEGKIRTVPYRDTDQQIFEKLRHLGVVSVRRQYSLRKTEDGSVVRGPRGVIVLTFKEDVSLPTRVMLGDFSYPVEEYLEPPLQCHNCMRYGHCYKVCRGTVRCRKCAGPHRIKECTVKEMRCANCYGPHRATYPGCPKRRDAAFAQRIRKFRIEEELAE, encoded by the exons ATGCCGTTGGCTGCACAGAACTCCTTCAAAGCGGTGCCCACCAGAAGCAGAGCCGGCTGCATCCTCTGCCGCGGCCGTCGCAAGTTCCCGCACAAGTGCAGCTCGACCCACGAGGTCAACTTCGGCAACGAGGCCTCCATAGAGCAACAAAACGGCGGGCGCCGGTATAGCCTACCCGTGGTGTTTCGGATCGTCGAAGGTGACCGCACCTTCTGGGACGTCAACCCGAACCAGATCGCCCGCGAACTGGTTACAATACTCGGCAG GGACGTGGTGCACCAACGGCTCAGTCGACGAGGACTGCTCACAGTTCGCGTGGCCACGGCCGACGCGGCCATTAAGCTTCTGGACATCAAGACCCTTGGAGGCCTGAGCGTCGAGGCGAGCATACCGACGGCGCTACTCAAGAACGAGGGTAAGATACGAACGGTGCCCTATCGCGACACGGACCAGCAGATCTTCGAGAAGCTCAGGCACCTCGGGGTCGTCAGCGTGCGACGACAGTACAGCCTCAGGAAGACCGAGGACGGCAGCGTCGTACGGGGGCCCCGCGGGGTGATCGTGCTCACCTTCAAGGAGGACGTTTCGCTGCCCACGCGCGTGATGCTCGGCGACTTCTCGTACCCGGTCGAGGAGTACCTGGAGCCGCCGTTGCAGTGCCACAACTGCATGCGGTACGGCCACTGCTACAAGGTCTGCCGCGGAACCGTCCGCTGTCGCAAGTGCGCGGGGCCACACAGGATCAAG GAATGCACAGTCAAGGAAATGCGCTGCGCCAACTGCTACGGTCCCCACCGAGCAACCTATCCGGGCTGCCCGAAGCGCAGGGACGCAGCATTTGCGCAAAGAATCCGCAAGTTTCGGATAGAGGAAGAATTAGCCGAGTGA